The Zonotrichia leucophrys gambelii isolate GWCS_2022_RI chromosome 20, RI_Zleu_2.0, whole genome shotgun sequence genome contains a region encoding:
- the EEF1A2 gene encoding elongation factor 1-alpha 2, with amino-acid sequence MGKEKTHINIVVIGHVDSGKSTTTGHLIYKCGGIDKRTIEKFEKEAAEMGKGSFKYAWVLDKLKAERERGITIDISLWKFETTKYYITIIDAPGHRDFIKNMITGTSQADCAVLIVAAGVGEFEAGISKNGQTREHALLAYTLGVKQLIVGINKMDSTEPPYSEKRYDEIVKEVSAYIKKIGYNPATVPFVPISGWHGDNMLEPSPNMPWFKGWKVERKEGNASGVSLLEALDTILPPTRPTDKPLRLPLQDVYKIGGIGTVPVGRVETGILRPGMVVTFAPVNITTEVKSVEMHHEALSEALPGDNVGFNVKNVSVKDIRRGNVCGDSKSDPPQEAAQFTSQVIILNHPGQISAGYSPVIDCHTAHIACKFAELKEKIDRRSGKKLEDNPKSLKSGDAAIVEMIPGKPMCVESFSQYPPLGRFAVRDMRQTVAVGVIKNVEKKSGGAGKVTKSAQKAQKAGK; translated from the exons atggggAAGGAGAAGACGCACATCAACATCGTCGTCATCGGGCATGTGGACTCTGGGAAATCCACCACCACCGGGCACCTCATCTACAAATGCGGGGGCATCGACAAACGGACCATTGAGAAATTTGAGAAGGAGGCTGCCGAG ATGGGGAAGGGATCCTTCAAATACGCCTGGGTGCTGGACAAGCTGAAGGCCGAGCGTGAGCGTGGCATCACCATTGACATCTCTCTGTGGAAGTTTGAGACCACCAAGTACTACATCACCATCATTGACGCCCCTGGCCACAGGGACTTCATCAAGAACATGATCACCGGCACCTCCCAG GCtgactgtgctgtgctgatCGTGGCTGCCGGTGTGGGTGAATTTGAAGCCGGCATCTCCAAGAACGGGCAGACCCGCGAGCACGCCCTGCTGGCTTACACCCTGGGGGTGAAGCAGCTCATCGTGGGCATCAACAAGATGGATTCCACAGAGCCCCCCTACAGCGAGAAGCGCTACGACGAGATTGTCAAGGAGGTCAGCGCCTACATCAAGAAGATCGGCTACAACCCAGCCACAGTTCCCTTCGTGCCCATCTCGGGCTGGCATGGAGACAACATGCTGGAGCCCTCTCCCAAT ATGCCTTGGTTCAAGGGCTGGAAGGTGGAGCGCAAAGAAGGCAACGCCAGCGGGGTGTCCCTGCTGGAGGCCCTGGACACCATCCTGCCCCCGACCCGCCCCACAGACAAACCCCTGCGCCTGCCCCTCCAGGATGTCTACAAGATTGGAG GCATTGGCACAGTTCCCGTGGGCCGAGTGGAGACCGGCATCCTGCGGCCTGGCATGGTGGTCACCTTTGCCCCTGTGAACATCACCACTGAGGTGAAATCCGTGGAGATGCACCACGAGGCCCTGAGCGAGGCTCTGCCCGGCGACAACGTCGGCTTCAACGTGAAGAACGTCTCGGTGAAGGACATCCGCCGCGGCAACGTCTGCGGGGACAGCAAGTCCGACCCGCCGCAGGAGGCTGCCCAGTTCACGTCTCAG GTGATCATCCTGAACCACCCTGGCCAGATCAGCGCTGGCTACTCGCCCGTCATCGACTGCCACACCGCACACATCGCCTGCAAGTTCGCCGAGCTGAAGGAGAAGATCGACCGGCGCTCCGGCAAGAAGCTGGAGGACAACCCCAAGTCCCTGAAGTCGGGTGATGCAGCCATCGTGGAGATGATCCCTGGCAAGCCCATGTGTGTGGAGAGCTTCTCCCAGTACCCACCCCTTG gCCGCTTCGCTGTCCGTGACATGCGGCAGACTGTGGCCGTGGGCGTCATCAAGAACGTGGAGAAGAAGAgtggtggggctgggaaggTCACCAAGTCTGCCCAGAAGGCCCAGAAGGCTGGCAAATGA